One stretch of Accipiter gentilis chromosome 20, bAccGen1.1, whole genome shotgun sequence DNA includes these proteins:
- the TXNL4A gene encoding thioredoxin-like protein 4A isoform X1, with the protein MSYMLPHLHNGWQVDQAILSEEDRVVVIRFGHDWDPTCMKMDEVLYSIAEKVKNFAVIYLVDITEVPDFNKMYELYDPCTVMFFFRNKHIMIDLGTGNNNKINWAMEDKQEMIDIIETVYRGARKGRGLVVSPKDYSTKYRY; encoded by the exons ATGTCGTACATGTTACCGCACTTGCACAACGGTTGGCAGGTGGACCAGGCCATCCTCTCGGAAGAGGACCGAGTCGTGGTCATCCGCTTCGGGCACGACTGGGACCCCACCTGCATGAAAATGGATGAAGTCTTATACAGCATCGCCGAGAAG GTAAAAAACTTTGCTGTTATTTATCTTGTGGATATCACTGAAGTACCAGACTTCAACAAGATGTACGAGTTGTACGATCCCTGTACCGTCATGTTTTTCTTCAG GAACAAACACATCATGATTGATTTGGGTACAGGTAATAACAACAAGATCAACTGGGCAATGGAAGATAAGCAAGAGATGATTGACATTATAGAAACTGTTTACAGAGGAGCCCGCAAAGGTCGAGGTTTGGTGGTATCGCCAAAAGATTATTCCACTAAATACAGATACTGA
- the HSBP1L1 gene encoding heat shock factor-binding protein 1-like protein 1, which produces MAAADPPGAGDLSQLAENLLYQLQENFQALTEKITLRMEEMGERIDDLEKHVADLMTEAGIENTDEELRH; this is translated from the exons ATGGCGGCCGCCGACCCGCCGGGCGCCGGGGACCTCTCACAGCTG GCGGAAAATCTGCTGTATCAGCTGCAGGAGAATTTTCAAGCCCTGACTGAGAAGATAACGCTGAGGA TGGAAGAAATGGGTGAGCGCATCGATGACCTCGAGAAGCATGTTGCTGACCTGATGACAGAGGCTGGGATAGAAAACACCGACGAAGAGTTGAGA CACTGA
- the TXNL4A gene encoding thioredoxin-like protein 4A isoform X2, producing the protein MYELYDPCTVMFFFRNKHIMIDLGTGNNNKINWAMEDKQEMIDIIETVYRGARKGRGLVVSPKDYSTKYRY; encoded by the exons ATGTACGAGTTGTACGATCCCTGTACCGTCATGTTTTTCTTCAG GAACAAACACATCATGATTGATTTGGGTACAGGTAATAACAACAAGATCAACTGGGCAATGGAAGATAAGCAAGAGATGATTGACATTATAGAAACTGTTTACAGAGGAGCCCGCAAAGGTCGAGGTTTGGTGGTATCGCCAAAAGATTATTCCACTAAATACAGATACTGA